A genome region from Dreissena polymorpha isolate Duluth1 chromosome 16, UMN_Dpol_1.0, whole genome shotgun sequence includes the following:
- the LOC127861915 gene encoding ankyrin repeat domain-containing protein 17-like isoform X1: MAEQENKVGFVKTIRMQGNYFPDDSEITTTQPSIPKLPVRPMSHTVLPVSPPPIPKRLVKTALHQAVLDGRLHQARLLVEKHGVSVNVKDVYGRTPLMLTSMIDDEPGSKMAKIFVSAGANLSIRDNMGRTALAMACVSGKEKIVDEILRTDILYINDGDNDGNTPLHHAAASGNPNIVKLLSELFVKFGLDIDTRNKLGYTALLVACRNGHFVSAHHLLIHGQASPALRDEETYLNANEWTQKSSHHVPVPARRMVAPPSAPAFSREMTMYQRSLTPVCRHTVPFNLLNSWANRSDSFDVVRGETVYEGKDARQMVLNDISNAETHGWARKHKPEKIVHPPTAKLLALSRRRTKSALPPDMNTIFRMYSDQYQPDWRKDKITLHSPTTDKMPTIIRSRPSVTVGS, from the exons aTGGCGGAACAAGAAAACAAGGTTGGATTTGTTAAAACTATACGGATGCAAGGGAACTATTTCCCGGATGATTCGGAGATCACAACCACTCAACCAAGCATTCCTAAACTGCCTGTCAGACCG ATGTCGCATACAGTTCTTCCGGTCTCACCGCCGCCGATCCCCAAGCGTCTCGTAAAGACAGCGCTCCATCAGGCGGTCTTGGACGGGCGTCTGCACCAGGCGCGCCTCCTCGTGGAGAAACATGGCGTCAGCGTCAACGTGAAAGACGTCTACGGCAGGACGCCACTCATGCTGACGTCAATGATCGACGACGAGCCGGGCTCAAAGATGGCGAAGATTTTCGTTTCCGCCGGTGCTAATCTGAGCATTCGGGATAATATGGGTCGAACGGCCCTGGCCATGGCGTGCGTGTCGGGTAAAGAGAAAATCGTCGATGAAATCCTTAGGACAGATATTCTGTACATTAACGATGGTGACAACGACGGTAACACTCCGCTGCACCACGCCGCAGCCAGCGGCAATCCGAATATCGTGAAATTACTCAGCGAGCTGTTCGTTAAATTTGGACTGGACATTGACACACGGAACAAGCTGGGCTACACCGCACTATTGGTAGCCTGCAGGAACGGACACTTCGTCTCTGCACACCATCTCCTGATCCACGGTCAGGCTTCACCAGCCCTGAGGGACGAGGAAACCTATTTGAACGCTAACGAGTGGACACAGAAGAGCTCCCACCACGTGCCGGTTCCGGCCAGGCGCATGGTGGCTCCCCCGAGCGCGCCGGCATTTTCGCGGGAAATGACTATGTACCAAAGATCGCTTACCCCAGTGTGTCGACACACGGTGCCCTTTAATTTGCTCAACTCCTGGGCGAACCGAAGTGATAGCTTCGATGTTGTCCGAGGGGAGACGGTCTACGAAGGCAAAGACGCCAGACAGATGGTCCTGAACGACATCAGTAACGCGGAGACGCACGGTTGGGCTCGAAAGCACAAGCCCGAGAAAATCGTGCACCCACCGACCGCCAAGTTGTTGGCGCTCTCTCGACGACGGACGAAATCGGCGCTTCCGCCGGATATGAATACAATTTTCCGGATGTATTCGGATCAGTACCAGCCCGACTGGCGGAAGGACAAGATCACGCTGCACTCCCCGACCACTGACAAAATGCCGACCATTATACGCTCGCGTCCGTCGGTGA
- the LOC127861915 gene encoding ankyrin repeat domain-containing protein 17-like isoform X2 — protein MLGRTLSMRYLKPIRRKKKKPNPDKMSHTVLPVSPPPIPKRLVKTALHQAVLDGRLHQARLLVEKHGVSVNVKDVYGRTPLMLTSMIDDEPGSKMAKIFVSAGANLSIRDNMGRTALAMACVSGKEKIVDEILRTDILYINDGDNDGNTPLHHAAASGNPNIVKLLSELFVKFGLDIDTRNKLGYTALLVACRNGHFVSAHHLLIHGQASPALRDEETYLNANEWTQKSSHHVPVPARRMVAPPSAPAFSREMTMYQRSLTPVCRHTVPFNLLNSWANRSDSFDVVRGETVYEGKDARQMVLNDISNAETHGWARKHKPEKIVHPPTAKLLALSRRRTKSALPPDMNTIFRMYSDQYQPDWRKDKITLHSPTTDKMPTIIRSRPSVTVGS, from the coding sequence ATGTCGCATACAGTTCTTCCGGTCTCACCGCCGCCGATCCCCAAGCGTCTCGTAAAGACAGCGCTCCATCAGGCGGTCTTGGACGGGCGTCTGCACCAGGCGCGCCTCCTCGTGGAGAAACATGGCGTCAGCGTCAACGTGAAAGACGTCTACGGCAGGACGCCACTCATGCTGACGTCAATGATCGACGACGAGCCGGGCTCAAAGATGGCGAAGATTTTCGTTTCCGCCGGTGCTAATCTGAGCATTCGGGATAATATGGGTCGAACGGCCCTGGCCATGGCGTGCGTGTCGGGTAAAGAGAAAATCGTCGATGAAATCCTTAGGACAGATATTCTGTACATTAACGATGGTGACAACGACGGTAACACTCCGCTGCACCACGCCGCAGCCAGCGGCAATCCGAATATCGTGAAATTACTCAGCGAGCTGTTCGTTAAATTTGGACTGGACATTGACACACGGAACAAGCTGGGCTACACCGCACTATTGGTAGCCTGCAGGAACGGACACTTCGTCTCTGCACACCATCTCCTGATCCACGGTCAGGCTTCACCAGCCCTGAGGGACGAGGAAACCTATTTGAACGCTAACGAGTGGACACAGAAGAGCTCCCACCACGTGCCGGTTCCGGCCAGGCGCATGGTGGCTCCCCCGAGCGCGCCGGCATTTTCGCGGGAAATGACTATGTACCAAAGATCGCTTACCCCAGTGTGTCGACACACGGTGCCCTTTAATTTGCTCAACTCCTGGGCGAACCGAAGTGATAGCTTCGATGTTGTCCGAGGGGAGACGGTCTACGAAGGCAAAGACGCCAGACAGATGGTCCTGAACGACATCAGTAACGCGGAGACGCACGGTTGGGCTCGAAAGCACAAGCCCGAGAAAATCGTGCACCCACCGACCGCCAAGTTGTTGGCGCTCTCTCGACGACGGACGAAATCGGCGCTTCCGCCGGATATGAATACAATTTTCCGGATGTATTCGGATCAGTACCAGCCCGACTGGCGGAAGGACAAGATCACGCTGCACTCCCCGACCACTGACAAAATGCCGACCATTATACGCTCGCGTCCGTCGGTGA
- the LOC127861915 gene encoding ankyrin repeat and SAM domain-containing protein 3-like isoform X3: MSHTVLPVSPPPIPKRLVKTALHQAVLDGRLHQARLLVEKHGVSVNVKDVYGRTPLMLTSMIDDEPGSKMAKIFVSAGANLSIRDNMGRTALAMACVSGKEKIVDEILRTDILYINDGDNDGNTPLHHAAASGNPNIVKLLSELFVKFGLDIDTRNKLGYTALLVACRNGHFVSAHHLLIHGQASPALRDEETYLNANEWTQKSSHHVPVPARRMVAPPSAPAFSREMTMYQRSLTPVCRHTVPFNLLNSWANRSDSFDVVRGETVYEGKDARQMVLNDISNAETHGWARKHKPEKIVHPPTAKLLALSRRRTKSALPPDMNTIFRMYSDQYQPDWRKDKITLHSPTTDKMPTIIRSRPSVTVGS, from the coding sequence ATGTCGCATACAGTTCTTCCGGTCTCACCGCCGCCGATCCCCAAGCGTCTCGTAAAGACAGCGCTCCATCAGGCGGTCTTGGACGGGCGTCTGCACCAGGCGCGCCTCCTCGTGGAGAAACATGGCGTCAGCGTCAACGTGAAAGACGTCTACGGCAGGACGCCACTCATGCTGACGTCAATGATCGACGACGAGCCGGGCTCAAAGATGGCGAAGATTTTCGTTTCCGCCGGTGCTAATCTGAGCATTCGGGATAATATGGGTCGAACGGCCCTGGCCATGGCGTGCGTGTCGGGTAAAGAGAAAATCGTCGATGAAATCCTTAGGACAGATATTCTGTACATTAACGATGGTGACAACGACGGTAACACTCCGCTGCACCACGCCGCAGCCAGCGGCAATCCGAATATCGTGAAATTACTCAGCGAGCTGTTCGTTAAATTTGGACTGGACATTGACACACGGAACAAGCTGGGCTACACCGCACTATTGGTAGCCTGCAGGAACGGACACTTCGTCTCTGCACACCATCTCCTGATCCACGGTCAGGCTTCACCAGCCCTGAGGGACGAGGAAACCTATTTGAACGCTAACGAGTGGACACAGAAGAGCTCCCACCACGTGCCGGTTCCGGCCAGGCGCATGGTGGCTCCCCCGAGCGCGCCGGCATTTTCGCGGGAAATGACTATGTACCAAAGATCGCTTACCCCAGTGTGTCGACACACGGTGCCCTTTAATTTGCTCAACTCCTGGGCGAACCGAAGTGATAGCTTCGATGTTGTCCGAGGGGAGACGGTCTACGAAGGCAAAGACGCCAGACAGATGGTCCTGAACGACATCAGTAACGCGGAGACGCACGGTTGGGCTCGAAAGCACAAGCCCGAGAAAATCGTGCACCCACCGACCGCCAAGTTGTTGGCGCTCTCTCGACGACGGACGAAATCGGCGCTTCCGCCGGATATGAATACAATTTTCCGGATGTATTCGGATCAGTACCAGCCCGACTGGCGGAAGGACAAGATCACGCTGCACTCCCCGACCACTGACAAAATGCCGACCATTATACGCTCGCGTCCGTCGGTGA